ATCAAATAATTTCTTGCGTAACCATTCTTAACAGTTACGATATCATTCTTATACCCTAAAGTATGGATATCTTGTTTTAAGATTATTTCCATTTCGTTTCCTCCTTCTTTAAAGATTATTTCATCATGTCAGTTACGTATGGTAGTAATGCTAAGTGACGAGCACGTTTAACAGCAGTAGCTACCTTTCTTTGATATTTTAAAGAAGTACCTGTGATACGACGAGGTAAGATTTTTCCTTGTTCGTTTAAGAATTTTTTCAAAAATTCAGGATCTTTGTAATCAATATACTTGATCTTGTTTTTCTTAAAACGACAGTATTTTTTCTTTTTGATCTCAACTGAAGGTGGGGTCAAATATCTGATTTCTGATTGATTTTGTGCCATGACTTATTTCTCCTCTTTAGTTTTAAGATTTCCTTTTCGTTTAATTGAGTACTCAAAAGCGTATTTATCAAGCTTGAAAGTTAAGAAACGAATGACCTTCTCATCACGTCTGTAATTTAATTCCAATTTCTCGATTAATTCACCTGGAGCATCAAATTGAAGCAATTGGTAAAAACCAGTGCTTTTTTTCTGAATTGGATAAGCCAACTTACGCAGTCCCCAGTTCTCTTCATTTACGATCTTACCGCCACCTTCTGTGATAAGAGTCTTGAATTTTTCTACCGCTTCCTTTACCTGAGCCTCAGATAAAACGGGAGTTACAATGAAAACGGTTTCATAATGATTCAACATAACTTAAATAATTTAATTAATACTTAATAATTAAGTGTTTTTTATTGAGCCGCAAAATTAACTATTCTTTTTTGATTTTTCAAGAATACTCGATTTTTATTCGGCTACAGCTCACAAAAATAATAAATTGAATTCAGATTTTGCAATATATAAAAGGAAAGTGTGCTTAATAAAACTTAAAACTCATGAAATAGCTGTTCTTATTCTGTTTTAGCTCCAATTCTTGTTAAGCTATTTAATTTTTTGTAACTTATTAGTAGAACTTAAAATAAACTCAGGCTTATGAAGGACAGGATGATAACATTAGCGACATATAGTTACTCCAGAGCCCAGCTGCTTAAAACTCGTTTGGAATCGGAGGGAGTGGAGTGCTATTTAAAAAATTTGAATATGATACAATCTGCCATTGGTGGTGGTGTTAAAGTTCGAATTAAAGCAGAAGATCTTAATCGGGCTCTAAAAATTATCGAAGAACTCGATTTAAGTTATGCTCAGGAGGATTTGGACAAAAGTTTTCCTCAAAAGAATCTGGATGTGAATAGAATATTGGTTCCGGTTGATTTTTCTGATTTCTCACCAAAACTTTGTGACTATGCGCTTGGGATCGCAAAAAAATTCAATGCCGATATTTTATTGTTTCATACCTATTTCGCTTCGGCAATAGAATCGGTTCCATTCTCAGATAGTTATACTTATAACTCAACAGTAGTAGAGGTTTTATCGGAAGTAGAGAAAAATGCTAAAGCACAAATTAAAGAGCTTTATTATGATATTCGTAATAGATTAGAATTAGAAAAATGCAAAGGAATTGAAGTAGATTATGTATTAAGTGGAGGAACTGCATCTTCCGAGATTTTAAATATGTGCGTTAAATACAAGCCAGATTTAATGATTATGGGAAGTAGAGGCGAAACAGCCGGAACAACAAATTTACTTGGCAGTGTTGTTTCAAATGTATTGGAAGAAACAGAAGTTCCTGTTTTAATACTATCAGATCAAGGTGAACATGTTGACTTAGATAGTGTTAATAATATTATGTATGCAACAGATTTTGATAAAGCAGACTTTAGAGCTATAGCGAATTTAAAATACATAACGCAAGCTTATGATATGAAAATTCATTGTGTTCATTTTCAGGAGAAAGAAAGTGCAGATCCAATAGGGGAGCATAGAATGCAAGTGCTTAGAAAATATTTAAAAAGAGCACTAGGTGATTCTGAAGTAAGCTGCAGAATTATTCATGAGGATGAAAAAACTGAAGGAATAGAAAAATATACTCAAGATCATAATATTGGTTTAATTGCAATTTTAGCTCGAAAACATAATTTATTGCAGAGGTTATTTTTCGGCCAAATGTCCAGAAAACTATTTATAAAAACACATATTCCAATTTTGGTTTTTCATTAAAATAAATTTAATATAATAAAAAAAAGCGCAATATTGCGCTTTTTCTATATTAATTCTCCAAGTAAAATGGGGTCATTATTCTTAGTATAAATATCAGTAATTTTAAGTTTGTAAAATTGATTTACCTTAATATTTTGACCATTAAACTCTATTGGAATGTAATTTTCACCATATCCTTTAGCCTTACCATTCCATGTTTTTTCAACAAGAATAACTTGTTCTTTTCCAATAAAAGATTTCCGATATTCCATTTTTACATCATCCGAAATTTTTCTTAAAATTTCACTTCTTTTTGTTTTTATATGTTCATCAATTTGATTTGGCATTCTTTCAGCTCGTGTTCCCTTCCGAATAGAGTATTTAAAAGTATGTACATGTCCAAAGTTTAATTCTTTTACTAATGTACATGTTGTTTCAAAATCTTCATCACTTTCGTTCGGAAAACCAACAATTGCATCTGTTGTAATATTAAAATAAGGGTTTTGTGCTTTTATTTTAGTAACAATTTCTTTAAAACGTTTAGCAGTATACATTCTTCGCATCTGCATTAAAATCGATTCAGATCCACTTTGTAAGCACAAATGCAGATGTGGTGTCATTTTTGGGTGATTCAGCAAGTTTAGAAACTTTTCTCCAAAACCATCTGGTTCCAATGATGAAATTCGAAGTCGGAAATCTCCTTTTAGATCTAAAATTTTCTCTACTAGATCGTCAAAGTTATTAGACTCGAAATTATATCGTCCGATATTTACACCAGTTAATACAATTTCTTTTGAACCATTAGCTACAAGAGTTTTAATATTGTTAAGAATATCTGAAACAGGCCGGCTAATGGCACGACCTCTTACAGATGGAATAATACAAAATGTGCAAAAGTTATCGCAACCATCCTGAATTTTAACCATACTACGGGTATGAAAACCTTCGTTTGTTGATTCATAAGAAAAAAGATCTGAATTTAAATTTGATGGATGTATAATTTCACCTTTATAATGTGCTTCGACTAGTGAAAAAATAGATGATTTTTGATCGTTTCCAACTACATAATTTATTTCAGTTTTGTTTTCCAGTTCTTTTTTAGCGTTGTTAGCCATACAGCCTGTCACAACTAATACAGAATGGGGATTTCTTCTATTAATCTGATTAATAAAATTTCGTGATTTATGATCGCTTTGCTGAGTAACTGTACATGTGTTAATTACATATATGTCAGCCTCTTTATCAAAAGAAACCGATTCATATCCATTTTCCTGAAACTGAGAAGCTAAAGCATCTGTTTCATATTGATTTAAACGACAACCTAATGTCTTAAACGCTACCTTTTTTTTCACTTTTCACTTTAATTTTTTTATCTAATAAGCTCTCCTTCTACTGAAAAATCAGCAGCCGAAGTTATTTTAATATCAACAAATTGTCCAATAAGCTTTTTGTCTTCCGATAAAAATCGAACATTGATTTTGCCTTCTGTTAAAGCCATTAAGTAGGCTTTATTCCGAGCTATTCCTCTTACAAGTACTCTAAAAGTTTTTCCAAGCATTTGTTCGTTATGGTTTCTGGAATGTACTTTTAAGTCTTCGGTTAATTGTTGGTGTCTTTGTTTTTTTATATCCAGACTAACATTATCGAACCATCTGTGACTAAGTGCACCAGGTCTTGGTGAATACATAGCTATATAGGCCATATTATATTTGAACTCGGCCATAGCTTTTCTTGTATTTTCGAACTGCTCATTACTTTCACCAGTAAAACCAACTATAATATCGGTAAATAGAGTTGCTTCAGGTATTAATTTTTTAATAGTCTTAACAATTTGTCTATACTTTTCCATACCGTGCTTGCGGTTCATGTGAATCAAAACTTTATCATCACCTGATTGAATTGGTAAATGAATTTGTTTTGCTAAACACTTATAATCAGCGATTACTTGAATTACTTCATCGGTCATATCTCTAGGATGTGGGGAAGTAAAATAGATCCAAAATTCTCTATCTAATCGTTTGCCCAATTCACCAATCATTCTTAATAATTGAGGGAAATCGACTTCATTTCCATTTTTATCGAGTCCGTAAGAGTTAACATTTTGCCCAAGTAAGCTTATGGATTTATACCCTTTATTTACTAAACTTTCTATTTCCTTTACAATTTCAGCAGAGGGCCGAGATATTTCTCGCCCTCTGGTGTACGGAACAGCACAGAATGAACAAAATTTATCACAACCATTTTGTATGGGTATAAAAGCCTCAAAATTAGAAGTGTAGTTTGGTTTAACATTCCAAAATTCAGAGATGTTTTCATTTTGAGAGTCGAACCCTTGCTGTAAACCAATAGGCGTAGCCATACCATATTGCTGAATCATCTCAGGTAGGTTTGGCAAGTCTTTCATTTGGAATAAAATATCGAATAATTTTAAAAATTTTTCCAAGTCGGATGGTAAAACACAGCCAGAAACAAACGTTAATAAGTTACGTTTATTTTTCCATTTATTCCATTTATGGATTTTGGAATATACCTTATCTATGGCTTTTTGCCGAACAGAACAAGCTAAAATTCCAATTAAATTTGCCTCTTCTTCTTGGTCGGTCCATTGATAGCCCATTTTTTCAATAACAGACCTAACACGCTCACCATCGGAGGCATTCATTTGGCATCCTAATGCAACTAAATGATATTTCATATAAAAATAGTTGTGATTTTAAAAGTATACTTCTGTATGTATTGGACCTAATGTAATTCCTTGTTTTTCAAGAATATCATAGGCTTCGTAAATCATGTGGCAGTTGCCACATAAATAGCAAATTGTATCCGAAGAAACAGGATTTTGTTTTAGATATTCGGTAACTCTTCCATGAAAATTACCTGTCTCTTCGCGAGAAGTGCACAGATACATAATTTCCATTTTTATATTCATCACGATCATAAGCTTCATTTTCTTTTCTAACACCATGAATTAGAGTATAATTTAAATTAGGATGTGTTGCTATGAAACTATGAATTGGTGATATGCCAGTTCCTGTAGCTATAAACAAGAATTTTCTAGTTTCTAATTCATTTTCTTGCAAAGAGAAATGCCCAAAAGGGCCATCAATATCAAGAAAATCTCCAGGTTTACATTTTTTCAGTTTCTTAGAAACTAATCCTTCATCAATTTCTTTTATTAGAACTTTAAGGTACTTATCATTTTCCGAACTATAAATTGAATACTCTCTTCTATCAATACTACCTGGAAATCCTATAGTAATATACTGACCAGTTTTAAATATAAAATCTTTTTTTTCCATCTGAATAACATAAGTAGATGGAGTTAGATTTCGGATTGTAATAATTTTATGCGATCTCATAATTGTTTTAGATTTTATGCAGAAATGATTTTAATATAAATATCACTATATGGAATCATTTTAAATAATTACATGCAAAACAAAATAAAATAGGCGAGAACAACAAACAGTAACGGATCTTTTTCTCTTGTTTATATAAAATTTCAATAAATTGCTTAAATTCTCGAAAAACACTATAATTTTTCTAAACTGTTAATATTTAAACATTAAAGGATAATAGCGCTATGCGCTGTATATTAGAGCATTGCCCCAATATTAATATACTTTAAACTTATTGACAATTTGATATTTATTCAAAATATGTATCCTAGTAAGGAATATTGTAAGGATTTTGTGTTAAAATAATAATAAAACTAAAATTTTAATCAGTTGAGCAGAATGAGATTTTTATATCAACTAAATTAATAGTTCTCAAAAAAATTATTTGTATCAAGTGATCTTCTGAAAAAACAAGAATTTTTAAAATGGGGTAGTGGGAAATGAATTTAAGAAATAGTGATAAAACAGATTGATTTAACTTTTAAAAATAAATGGACTTTTTGATCGATAATAATTCGGAATTAATTGGAGAAGAAAAATTTCACGATTTTGAAATTCCAAAACTTATTAAAATGTAGTTCCATTTTTAAGTATTGATCTTGTACTAAAAATTACAAGGCATGATTTTCTTTCTACAAATTTGTTAATTATAAATTTATCGTAATTAGGATTGTATTACAACTAGTTTTTAATAGCTAAATAAAGATTAGCGAAACGAATGGATAAGATGTAATTTTTCTTGCTAGAAAATTCAATTTCAATAATTTCATTTTAACTTAAAATCAAAAAAACATGGTCTAAAATAGTATCAGCTTTAGCTTATTAAGCTGTATTTGAGATTACTATATGTAGTTATCTAAAGTGGAAATATAAATATGTTTTGTAATAAACTTAATTTTAAAATCAATGACTTTTTTAATTATACTCACGAACAAAATAGCAGACAGAGAATTGGTTTTAGTTACAAAAATTTTTGTCAAGCATCTAATATCAGGTATTTTATGAATTCTAATTTAAGATGATTTTTAAATTCCGAATTAAACTTGAGGAAACAGCTTTTTACTCAGTATGTTTCCTAAAGTTATCAATGTTTGTTGCAAAGTAGCTTGCATTATTTATCTCTTGTTAAATCTTCAATGATTTCATCCCATAATTCCCAATTATTAAAACAATAATGAGGAACGTTTCTTTCAATTAGTTTAAGTGAGTTAGTCCAAGCATTCTTCTGATTTTCAGGAGGAAAAATAATATCTTTTTTACCAATAAATGCTATATTAAATATGTTCCAGCTTATGTGATGACTACTTATAATACTTTGTAAAGTAATTAGTTCTTCTTTTTGTTCTTCCAATTCTCTTTTTGGTAAATTGTCCTGAAATTGAATGTAGCTATTTCTACCGCCGTACATTCTCGACCAAAATTTTTCATGGTTTTCTTCATTCAAATTATCTACTATTTCTTGAAAAACAGATTCAGGAATTCCTTTTGAATTGTTAATAGGAGATAAGCTACCATTAATTGCAATTTTATTGGTAAAAAGATCTTTATAATAATCGAGTACCATATTTCCAACATAAACTCCAATTGACCATGCAATTAAACTTACTTCTTCGTAATTTGAAAACAGTAGTTCTACTTCTTTTGGTAAAAGTATATCTTTATAATCGTAGCACATTATAACATCGTAAGAATCCGATTTTAAGGCATTTAAAATTCTTTCGTCACAAGCCCAGCCATTCATAAAAAGAATGCATTTATCCTTGTTGTTTTTGTAAATCCATTTAGTTTTCATTGCAATAGTTTTTAATCAGTACAGGTAAATCTTTTATATCATCCCAATCCATATCGGCACAAACCGATAATCTTAATCTAGCCGATCCTTTAGGCACAGCTGGTGGTCGTATAGGAAGGGCTAAATATCCTTTTTCCTGAAGATATTCAGCTAAATTTACACATTTTTGACTGTCTCCAATTAGTATTGGTACGATATTCGAGTTGCCATTCGTTTCAATGCCAAGTTCTTTTAGATTTTTACGTAATTTATCCGATAAAGCAATTAAATGTTCACGTTCCATTTTCATTTTAACAATGGTTCGCAACATAATATAATTCCAACTAATTACAATTGGTGGTAATGCAGTTGTAAAAATAAGGGATCTCATTTTATTAATGAGGTATTCTTTTATTATCGAATCGCAAATAACAAATGCACCTATCGAATTCATTGCTTTTCCAAAGGTTCCAATTAGCAAATCTATTTCAAGTATGCAATTTTTTTCTTCAGCTAAACCCAGGCCTTTTTCGCCTCTTACTCCTAAGGCATGGGCTTCATCAATATATAAAAAGCAGTTAAATTCCTTTTTAATTTCAATTAATTGATAAATATTGGCATCATCACCATCCATGCTGAATACAGATTCGCTAACAATAAAAACGCGTTCGTATTTATTTCTCTTAGTTTTAAGTATTTGCTTTAAACTACTATAATCTTTGTGTTTAAATCTTATATAATCAGCACTCGAGAGTCGTATTCCATCGATAATACTTGCGTGATTTTGTTTATCGCACAAAATTAAATCTCCTTTCGAAGCTAAAGCTGATAAAATACCAATATTAGCATGATAGCCAGAATTAAAAAACAAGGACGCTCGACCATAAAGGTTCTCTAATTCGTTTTCTAACAAGTAATATTCCTTAAAATTACCAGTTAAAAGGCGAGAGGAGCCAGAACCAAATGAATTACCCTTAGGGCGCGGTATATTTTTTTTGCTAACTCCAAGATAATCATTCGACGATAAATTTACTTTTATGTCGTTTGTAGATATCTTTTTTAAGCTTCTTAAATTACCTGCTTCATTCAATTTATCTAACTCTAGCTTATATTTTTCTAAATAATCATTCATCATTAAAACATTACCTTTCAACTATTTTTTAATACTTTTTGTATAATAAAATTAAGCATTCATCATTGGTTATATTTGTAAAATTAAGCTAGAGTATTCTTCTTAAAGACTTTACCTTAGCTCTAATATCGACTAATATTTTTAGCATAAAAGATATATTAACATATTCTTAATTTCAAGTATTTCGAAAGTATTTAAAATTCAAATATTTTAAATATTATTAAAACACAAAACATAGCTTAATTGCTCTTTTATAGTGTTTTCGATTTACATGATGTTTTTTTTATTTGATCTCTATAGTTGATAAATACTGGTAGTACGTAAGCTATAGGATCTTTATAATAATTAGATTATGACAAAAATATTCTGATAAATTGCTAGAGATACAATCATTAACTTTTCTAATATAAGATAGCTGTAAATGAAATAGATTCATTATCATTACTCTGCCGACGAGTATAAATTTTAGCTGAATATAAGTGTATTCGCATGTATATGATCTGCATATTTTATCAAAACAAGTTTATATTTCATCAAATATTAATAAATATCATATTTATTGCAAATTGTTTGTAATTGATTTTAGTATTTATAATAGTTATATTTCATTTTTTAGCTCCCTTAACTATCGACTCCAAACTTACTATTATTAATTTTTCATGTTTTGTTTCAATTCTATTTTCTGCTGAATTAATAGGATTTAAATATCAATATTCATCAAATTTATTTGTTGAATAATTGTGAAAAAATGAAAGACTAAGCTCTTTTAGAAAAAAGATATTAAACCTATACTGCAAGAGAATCAAAAATGCAGTAATAACTTTTACTAAAATATGATTGTGTATCAATTATCTTCTTTAAACAATGTATTATTCATAAGTTTATTTTACCAATTATTGTTTATTATTTAAATCGAAATAGTTCATAAATCTAGAATTTATTCAGTTAAAATTATTGTACTTACTGATTTTTTAAAGCATCTTAATCCAGTAAATGTTATTAGCTAGTTAAAAGTGGATGTTTAAGCAATTATTTAAAATATTTTCCATTAATTTGGCTCGCATTCAAAAAAAAGTAGAATTGAAAATAGATTGTTTACCTAGGATTTTGCTAAAAATAAATTCAAAATTAAAACGAATGAAAATATTAAGAACAGCAACACTTATTAGCATATTTTTACTATTTTTTTTAGCTGCAAATGCTCAAAAAATTTATAATCCGAATGCTAATGCCAAAAAGGATATTGAAAATGCAATTTCTAAAGCTAAAAAAGAGGGAAAACATGTTTTAATTCAGGTAGGTGGAAACTGGTGTCCGTGGTGTATTAAAATGCATAATTATTTGGAAACAGAACAAGAAATAAATAAGCTCTTAAAGAATAATTACGTGTTTTTAGAAGTAAATTATAGTAAAGAAAATAAAAACAAGGAAGTACTTAAAGCTTTGGGGTATCCACAGCGATTTGGCTTTCCAGTAATGGTAGTGCTTAATTCTCAAGGAAAAAGATTACATACTCAGAATACTGGGAATCTTGAAAAGGATAAAGCTTATGATACAAGAAAAGTGAAATCTTTTCTCTACAATTGGCGTCCAGATGCTCTTAATCCTGCTCATTACAGGTAAAACTTTAATTGTTGTTAAATTTAGACCAAGAATTCTGATTTAATTTGTATAAAGAAATAAATGTATTTTCTTTGTAGCCAATTGTTATTCGAAAGAAAAATTAATACTAAAAATAAAATATTATGACTATTTCAAAAGATAAGGTAGTTTCTGTTATTTATGAACTAAAAACTGATCCTACAGGTGAAATTATTGAGAAAGCTGTAACTGAAACTCCACTAACATTTTTATGTGGAGCAGGTCAAATGTTAGAGAAATTTGAAGCTAATCTTATGGGACTAAAAGTAGGAGATGCTTTTGATTTTAAATTGGAAACAGCAGAAGCTTATGGTGAGGCTTCAGAACAAGCAGTTATCGAATTGCCTAAGAATATTTTTGAAGTTAATGGTGAGTTTGATACAGAGGTAATTAAAGAAGGTAACGTTGTTCCTATGCAAGATAGTGCAGGACGTAGAATGAACGGTATTGTTTTAGAAATTGCTGACGAGACTGTAAAAATGGATTTTAATCACCCATTAGCAGGAGATGATCTTTTCTTTAAAGGAGAAGTTATTGAAGTTAGAGAAGCAACAGAAGAAGAAATGAAAGCTGCTTATGCACCACAAGGTGGTTGTGACAGTGGAAGTTGTGATAGCGGAAGCTGTGGAAGTTGTTCTTGCTAATTTTATCGCGATAAAATATTTAAAACCCGAAAGTCATTAGCTTTCGGGTTTTGTTTATTTATTCCTTAAAACTATCTTTAAAAGATCTATTAAAAAATACGAAGACTATGTGGAAACGATTACCTCTTTATGTGAAGATTCTAATTGGAATGGGATTGGGAATTATAGCTGGAATGTTAGCTGTTTATTTTAATTTCACAAAATTTACCAACGATTGGATTAAACCATGGGGTAGTATTTTTCTTAATTTATTAAAATTAATTGCTGTTCCATTAATTTTTGTATCTCTGGTTAAAGGAATATCCAGTCTTTCGAGTATTTCTAAACTTTCGCGCATTGGCCTAAAAACCATATCTTTATATGTAATCTCTACCATTATTGCAGTAAGTTTTGGTTTATTGTTGGTGAATAATTTCGAACCAGGTAATACTTTTCCCGATCACAAAAAAGTTGAACTGCAAGAGCGATTTGGATCTACGATTACTGTCAAAAAAGATCAGGCTAATAATCTAAAAGAGGAATCTCCATTACAATTTATTGTAGATATTGTTCCAGATAATTTTTTTAAAGCGGCAACCGATAATTCAAAAATGCTTCAGGTAATATTCTTTGCAATTTTGTTTGGCATAGCTATGGTTGTACTAGAAGATAAAAAAGTAAAAGTTGTAAGAGATTTTTTTAATGGTATTGATGCCATAGTTCTTAAAATAATAGATATTATTATGCTGTTTGCACCCTATGGTGTATTTGCATTAATAGCAGGTTTAATTGTTGATTTTTCTGGTGATATTGATTTATTTACAGCTTTAGCATATTATGCTGTTACTGTTATTGGTGGATTATTAATCATGATTTTCGTGATATATCCTTTACTGTTGAAAATTTTTACTCCCATAAAATATACCGATTTTTATAAAGCTATTTCACCAGCCCAGCTTTTGGCATTTTCTACCAGTTCCAGCGCAGCAACACTTCCTGTAACAATGGAATGCGTTGAAAATAAAATGGGAGTTTCTAACGAAGTGGCCAGTTTTGTATTGCCAGTCGGGGTAACCATTAATATGGATGGAACAAGTTGTTACCAAGCAATTGCAGCAGTTTTTATAGCTCAAGTTTTTGGTGTAAATCTGGATTTATACGATCAATTAATAATTGTTGTAACAGCAACGCTAGCTTCCATAGGTACTCCTGGTGTTCCCGGTGGTAGTATTGTTATGCTCATTATTGTACTAACATCTGTGGGCATTCCAATCGAAGGACTTGCATTAATATTAGGAATCGACAGACCCTTAGATATGCTACGAACAGTTGTTAACGTTACTGGCGATGCTACTGTATCGACAATTGTAGCTAAAACCGAAGGTAAATTGAATTATAATCCAAAAATTATTACAAAAAATATTTAGGGCTAAAACTACTATAAATATTAGGATGTAGAGTCTAGAATTTTATTTTGTCTAATTTTTTTTCAATTTTCATGAACAAAAGTTATTCGAGTTTGTTTCCTGTTTGAACCATAAAAAATAAAGTTATGAAATTCAGGAATTACAAATTTAGTTTGGGACTAATACTCCTTTTGCTCGCATCAACAATTAGCTTTTCTTGTGAAGATGATGACGAAGATTTACCACAGCCAATGCCTA
This genomic interval from uncultured Marinifilum sp. contains the following:
- a CDS encoding dicarboxylate/amino acid:cation symporter, with the protein product MWKRLPLYVKILIGMGLGIIAGMLAVYFNFTKFTNDWIKPWGSIFLNLLKLIAVPLIFVSLVKGISSLSSISKLSRIGLKTISLYVISTIIAVSFGLLLVNNFEPGNTFPDHKKVELQERFGSTITVKKDQANNLKEESPLQFIVDIVPDNFFKAATDNSKMLQVIFFAILFGIAMVVLEDKKVKVVRDFFNGIDAIVLKIIDIIMLFAPYGVFALIAGLIVDFSGDIDLFTALAYYAVTVIGGLLIMIFVIYPLLLKIFTPIKYTDFYKAISPAQLLAFSTSSSAATLPVTMECVENKMGVSNEVASFVLPVGVTINMDGTSCYQAIAAVFIAQVFGVNLDLYDQLIIVVTATLASIGTPGVPGGSIVMLIIVLTSVGIPIEGLALILGIDRPLDMLRTVVNVTGDATVSTIVAKTEGKLNYNPKIITKNI